The genome window AGTCCCTGTCGAGGGCATGCGCCGAGGGAGGAGACGAGCAGAACGACGGGGACAGAACCGTGGCGGTCGAAAAGCGCGGCCGAGACAATCTGAGAGCCGCCTCGGAGAGTCTGCGCCGCGCGACGAAATCGCGAGTACCCAGTAACTGTTAGCCGCGTTTCGCTCTCTCGATTAACAGGTGGCCCGATTCGTCATTCTGAAAGAGGGAAATGACGTAACCCTGGAAGGTACGACATCGAAAGCCCTGGATTGTCAGAATCGGCTGCCTGCGGTGGTTAACAAAACTGTTAACCACTCTCGGCCTCTCTCTCCCCAAACCGGGTGAAAGAGCGCTCCGGAGAGCCCATTCGGCGGCGGAGAAGAGGGTGCATTTCACTCTGCGAAGGTGAGAGCCAAGAGCGCCCTCTTCATCACCGCGAGCCAAAATCCCTTGTGATTCAGGGGCTTAAGCACGAAGGCCCCGCGATTTTCATCGCGAGGCCCATGTAAAACAAAAGGGCCCTACCAGTTGGTAGGGCCCTTCGTTCAGCTCCCCGAATGAAGCCCTGCGCGAACTCGTTCTCGGCTTTCTCTGAGAGGACTCAAACTCTCTGAGGGCCGAATGCCGAGTAATATCCAGCGTTTTCGAAGAGGGACTGGGCGAGCCCTTCAATCGGGGGCCGATTGAATATCCGCAAACTACACTGTGGGTACCCTCCCGTCCATGGTTTCGATCTGCCGGCGTCCACTTCACAGTGAGTGCGTGGCGCAGCGGTCCACGGGGGCTCACGGGCGACGCGCTGAGGTAGGTGAAAGTCGCATGGTTTCAATGTGAGCGGAACCTGGGACGAACGAGGCCTGCCCGTGGGGCTCCCGTGGGCCCCCCTCGCGGCCCGCCCGGCCGGCGTCCACGGCCTGCGAGGGCAGGCCTCCGTAGGAGGTGTCGAGCCAGGCCGCGCGCAGCAGCAGATTGGTACGCCCCGCTGCCGCTCTCCATTGCTCCTTCGCCGCTTACATGAACTCACCGGCCCGCGCGCACCTCAACAGGTTCGTGACGCGGCGAGCCAATTTCGGCTAGGCACACGGGGCATCAGCTCGGCCCAGAGATGACCCATGCGACTCATGTTCATGCCCTTCTTCGTCGGCCGGCCCGAGAATCCGAAGCCCTGCAGCGAGGAGATGCCGGGTCGCAGGTAGCCGAGCAGCTCGAAGCCGAGCTCCTTGAACTCGCCGACGCGCTTCTTCTTGCGGAGCCGCTTGTTCACCGCGATGGACCGTAGCAGCCGCCTACGCCGGTGCGCTCGTCGTGATGGTAGGGACCCAGATCGCGCCCTCCCACTCCTTCACGAGCCGCTCCTGCCACGTCGGGTCGGGCGCGAGGACCGGGCGACAGCCGTTCTCCGCGTGGAGGATGGCGGTGCAGAGCGCGACGAAGGCGTCGGCCACATCGTAGTCGGGCTTCTTCGTGGTGCCCGAGCTGTAGCGGCACGCGAGGGCGACGAGCCGGAGATCGACGTCGAGCTTGATGCCTGCGGCGGCACACGCGGCGATGCCGAGACGCACCGCTTCGTCGGGCCTTGATTTGTAGCTCGCGAGGCCCATCGTTCGTAGCGTCGCGCCCGGGTAGACCTCGATGATCTCGCCAGCACCACGACCGCCTGGAAACGGCAGCACGCGGTACTGGTGCGACGCCCACAGCTTCGAGAGCAGCGCGTTCCCGAGGAGCGTCATCTGGAACGTCGCCTGGAACTTGTCCTTGAGCGGCGGCTGCCCACCGGCGGCGATGTCCGTCGCGCGTTTCGTCCAGAGCCGCGCGCGCTCGGCGCGGTCTCGCCACGGGGCGAAGGGCGTGAAGTCGAGCGGGTCGGTGAGCGGGAGGCGCTGCGCGATCCACCAGTTGAACGAGCGCCAGCCAAGGAACGCGCCGTGCTCGTAGCCGATGTCCGAGGCGAACTTCGGGTCGCGCAGGAGCGCGTGGGGAACGCAGAACGGGAAGTCGAACCCGACGACGCGCGCAGGTCGGGCCACCAACTCGTCGACGAGCTCTTTCGCGCTCCAGCCCGGAGGCTCACCCGCGAGGAGCCGAGCGTTCATTCCGGTCGCGTCGATGCGGTAGGAGTGCCAGCCCGTCGAGTGCGCGACGACGGCGATGATCTTCCGCCGCTGGTCGCGCGTCCGCTGCGGCGCACCGAAGTCGACGCCGACGATCATCTCGACCTCGAGCGCGCGGCGAAGGAGACCAACGGGACCATGACGCTCCAGTTCTCGCCGCTGCCGCCGACGTGGTCCAGAGCGATTCGCTTGGCACCGTGGTGGGGAGAGCGGCGCGCCCGCCAGCACGCGCCCCCCTTTTGCCTCGTGCCTCACCGCAAAGGGACCGGCAAGGGAAAGCTCCTCATCATCCAGGCGGATGCTGCGGCGAGCGCCGCGCACCGTATAGTGGGGGAGGTCCCTGGACGGATACCTCCGCACGATGCTGCCGCGCGGCGCGAAGCGGCCACGTTCCAATGTCGAGGAGCAGATGCCGATGCTCGCCGGCCGGGTGCAGAGCCACCTACGTGTGCAGACGGAGAGCCCCTACTGACCGGACGACCAGGCGCGCGCCCCCGGCCATCGGCGTGTTGGGCGAAGCCTTCCGCGAGGCACGAACCGCGAAGGTGGAGA of Myxococcus virescens contains these proteins:
- a CDS encoding DUF429 domain-containing protein, with protein sequence MIVGVDFGAPQRTRDQRRKIIAVVAHSTGWHSYRIDATGMNARLLAGEPPGWSAKELVDELVARPARVVGFDFPFCVPHALLRDPKFASDIGYEHGAFLGWRSFNWWIAQRLPLTDPLDFTPFAPWRDRAERARLWTKRATDIAAGGQPPLKDKFQATFQMTLLGNALLSKLWASHQYRVLPFPGGRGAGEIIEVYPGATLRTMGLASYKSRPDEAVRLGIAACAAAGIKLDVDLRLVALACRYSSGTTKKPDYDVADAFVALCTAILHAENGCRPVLAPDPTWQERLVKEWEGAIWVPTITTSAPA
- a CDS encoding 50S ribosome-binding protein YggL codes for the protein MNKRLRKKKRVGEFKELGFELLGYLRPGISSLQGFGFSGRPTKKGMNMSRMGHLWAELMPRVPSRNWLAASRTC